The genomic region AGCGGGCTCGCGCCGGTGTGGGACCCGATCATCGCGATCTCGGCCGCCTCGACCGGGTAGCCGACCGAGACCCGGGCCATGAAGCGGTCGCGCTGGGCCTCGGGGAGCGTGTAGGTGCCCTCCATCTCGACGGGGTTCTGGGTGGCGATCACCATGAACGGCGCATCGAGGTGGTAGGTCGCGCTGTCGACGGTGACCTGGCGCTCCTCCATGCACTCCAGCAGCGCGGACTGGGTCTTCGGCGAGGCGCGGTTGATCTCGTCGCCGACCACGATGTTGGCGAAGACGCCGCCGGGGCGGAACTCGAACTCGCGGGTGTCCTGGTTGAAGACCGAGACCCCGGTGACGTCGGAGGGCAGCAGGTCGGGCGTGAACTGGATCCGGCGCACCGTGCAGTCGATGCTGCGCGCCAGCGCCTTGCTGAGCATCGTCTTCCCGACGCCCGGGACGTCCTCGATGAGGAGGTGGCCCTCGGCGAGCAGGACCACGAGGGCCGAGGTCACCACCTGGGGCTTGCCCTCGATGACCCGCTCGATGTTCGCGCGGACCCGGGCCACGACCCGGGCCACGGTCTCCAGGTCGGCTCCCCCAGGAGTCGGGTTGCTCACGTCGGGTCCTCCCCTGTCTAGCGCGACCTGTCGGGGAGCGCCCTCGCGGGTGCGCCCAGCACTGACCCCACGGTAGGGCCTGCGCTCAACCTACGCATGCCTGCGCCCGCCGTCCGTCGCTTCCGTTCCTCCACCGGCGCCCCACCTGGGCGCCGTCGTCCCCCACCTCCCCCCACTCCACCCCCCGGTTGCGATCCCGCCGCCGGGCTGGGGGAGCGGCGCTCCCGCTCTGACCTGCATCGATGCGGCCGTGCCCGGTTCGGACGCGGCAGGGTGCGCCCGGCCCCGCCTCACCGCTGCGAGCGACGCCAAACCCCCGGAAACCGGCGCGCAGGAGCCGTTCGGTGGTTGACGGTGGGGGAGAGTGGAGTAGAGTGGTGGAAAGTGGAGGGATGAACCGGCTGGAGGTGCCCGATGTTCTTCATGGGCACGTACACGCCGCGGCTCGATGACAAGGGCCGGCTCTTCCTCCCGGCGAAGTTCAGGGATCGACTCGCGGAGGGGCTCGTGGTGACGCAGGGACAGGAGAACTGCCTGGTCGTGTGGCCCACGGACGTCTTCATGGAGGAGGCCCAGCGGGCCCGGGCCACGCCGATGACCGTCAAGAGCGCCCGGGAGTACGCCCGGATCCTCTTCGCCGGCGCCGACGAGGGCTCGCTGGACAAGCAGGGCCGCATCGGCATCCCCGCCCCGCTGCGGGACTACGCCGGGCTCGACAAGGACGTCGTCGTGATCGGCGTGATGGACCGGATCGAGATCTGGGACCCGGCCCGCTGGCGGGAGTACTCCACCGGTGCCCAGGTCAAGTTCGCCGAGCTCGACGAGGAACCCAGCAGCAACTAGTCACCAGCACCACGGACCCGCAGGACGAGGTCTCGAGCCCGCTCCCCGCCCCCTGGGACAACTTCCCCGGTTCCAGGCGGCACTTCCCCGGGAGCGGGCAGGGACCTGGACCTGCGGATCCGGCCCAGCACCAGCACGAGCACCAGAGTCCGGATCAGGTCACGCAGCAGCACATGAGTCACATGAGTGGGGTCGAGCAGATGAGCAGCACACCGGTGACAGCAGCGGACGTCGGTCGCGTCCGCGATGTCCCGGGCGCGCCCGCGACGACACCCCGGGTCCGCCAGCAGGCCCGCGAGCGGCTCGCGCTGATGGCGTTCTCGGCTGCGACCTCGGGGCTCCTGGCCCTCGTCCTCCTCGCGCTGTTCCGGCTCGGAAGCTGACCGGCGCGATGGCCAACCCCCGCCACGTCCCCGTCCTGCTCGACCGGGTCGTCGCGCTGCTGGCGCCCGCCCTCGACCACGACGGCGCCGTGCTCGTCGACTGCACCCTCGGGCTCGGCGGCCACTCCGAGGCGGTCCTGGAGCGCCTCGGCCGGGCGCGCGTGGTCGGCGTCGACCGCGACCCGGCGGCCCTCGAGCTCGCGGGCGCCCGCCTCGCGGCGTACGGCGACCGGTTCACCGGCGTCCAGGCCGTCTACGACGAGCTGCCCGACGTGCTCGCGGAGCTGGGCCTGGACCGCGTCGACGCGGTGCTCTTCGACCTGGGCGTGTCCTCGATGCAGCTCGACGTGCGCGAGCGCGGCTTCGCGTACGCCGAGGACGCGCCGCTGGACATGCGGATGGGGAGCACCGGGCTGACCGCGGCCGAGGTCCTCAACACCTACTCCCACGCCGAGCTGACCCGGGTGCTGCGCGACTACGGCGAGGAGAAGTTCGCCAAGAAGATCGCCGGCGCGGTGGTCCGCGAGCGGGAGAAGGAGCCGTTCACGAGCTCCGCCCGCCTCGTCGAGCTGCTCTACGCCGAGATCCCCGCGCCCGCCCGTCGTACCGGCGGCCATCCGGCGAAGCGCACCTTCCAGGCGCTGCGCATGGAGGTCAACGACGAGCTCGCCGTGCTGCGGCGCGCGCTCCCGGCGGCGCTGGACGCGGTCGGCGTCGGCGGGCGCGTGGTGGTCGAGGCGTACCACTCGCTGGAGGACCGGCTGGTCAAGCAGGCATTCACCGCCGTCACCCGCAGCGAGGTGCCGCCGGACCTGCCATTCGTCCCGGCCGGCAGCGAGCCGCCCTTCAAGACGGTCACCCGCGGCGCCGAGAAGGCCAACGCCGAGGAGATCGCCCAGAACCCCCGCGCCGCCTCCGTGCGGCTGCGGGCCGTCGAACGAGTCCACCTGCCTTCCACCGGAGCGGCGTCATGAGCAGTCCCGCAGTAAGCCCCACCAGCGCCGCCCGGTCCCGCGTCCCCCGGATCGCGGGGGACGCCGTCGAGCGGGCCCGGCTCACCGTCGTCCCCCGGGCCCGCGCGGCCCGGGCGGCCCGGGTTCCGTTCGTGCTGCTGGTCAGCGCCCTGCTGCTCGGGGGAGTCGTCGGCCTGCTGATGTTCAACACCTCCATGCAGCAGGCCTCCTTCACCGCGACGACGCTGCAGGAGCGCGCGGCGAACCTGCAGGCCCGCGAGCAGGAGCTCACCGCGCAGCTCGAGGAGCTGCGCAACCCGCAGCGTCTCGCGGTCGCGGCCCGCAAGCAGGGCATGCGCACCCCGCCGGCGCCCGCGTTCCTGCACGCCGACGGCACGGTCTCGGGCAACCCCGCGCCGGCCGCGGCGCAGGACGGCGAGCGGGTCAACCCCCGCCCCCAGGGCCTGCCCGCCGCGCTCGACCCGCCGGCCCGGGTGGTCGTGGTCCCGGCACCCGCCCAGCCCGACCTGCCCTCCACCGACGCCGGGGCGACCGGCCCGGGCGCCGCCGCGGATTCCTCGGCCGACACCGGCGCGGGCGCCGCCGCGGGGACCGCCGCGGAGGGTAGGAATGGGGGCCGGGACACCGCGGCCCGGCAAGCCCGCCGCAGCCAGCGCTGACCCGGAGCCAGCCGAACCCAGCAGTCCCAGCCAGACCCAGTCGACCCTCCCGGAGCTCCACCGTGCCGCGTACCCCGCGAACCCCGCCGCCGCGTCCCCGCGGCAGCCTGCGCGGCTCGCCGCACCTGCGGCTGCGGATCGGGTTCGTGCTGATCGCGATGGTGCTCTCGCTCTTCGGGGCCCGGCTGGTGCAGCTGCAGGGCTTCGACCCCAAGTCGTACGCCGCGATGGCGGCCGCCGAGGGCCTGCGCGAGGTCGTCCTCCCGGCCGAGCGCGGCGACATCCTCGACCGCAACGGCGACCCGCTCGCGGAGTCGGTCGAGGGGTCGATGGTGATCGCCGACCCGCAGCTCACCCGCGACGACGCGCCGGAGCTGGCCACGCTGCTGGCCACCGAGCTCGGCGTCGACTACTTCACGGTGCTGGAGCGGCTGCGCGAGCAGGGCAGCCGCTACGAGTACGTCGCCCGGCAGGTGCCGGCCACCCGCGCGGCCGCCGCGGTCGACAAGGCTCGGGAGGAGGGCTTCGACGGGCTGATCGTGCGCCGCGACCCGGTGCGGTCCTATCCCGCCGGCGACGTCGCCGCGAACCTCGTGGGCTTCCTCGGGACCCCGGACCCCGAGAAGGGCGACCAGCCGCTGGCCGGCCTCGAGCTCGCCTTCGACCAGCAGCTGGCCGGCAAGGACGGCTCGGCGCGCTACGAGGTCGGCGCCGGCAACCGGCTGCCGCTCGGCGAGAGCGCGACGGTCGACGCCGTCGACGGCAGCGACCTGCGCACCACCATCGACCGCGACCTGCAGTGGTACACCCAGCGGGTGCTGCGCCAGACCGTCGAGGACTCCGGTGCCGAGTCCGGCTTCGTCGTGATCATGGACCGGCGCACCGGCGAGCTGCTGGCGGTGGCCGACGACCCCACCTTCGACGCGAACAAGCCCGCGGAGGCGCCGAAGGCGGACCGGATCTCCCGTGCCCTCAGTGACGTCTACGAGCCCGGGTCGGTGCAGAAGGTGCTCACGATGGGCGGGCTCCTCGACGCCGGCAAGGTCACACCGCGCACCAAGATCACGGTCCCGCCGCGACTGGAGCGCCAGGACCGGCCGATCGGCGACTGGTTCGACCACGAGACGATCCGGCTCACCCTCACCGGTGTGCTCGCGAAGTCCTCCAACATCGGCACCGTCCTCGCCGCCGACAAGTACGACGACGGCGAGCTGCGCGGCTACCTGGAGGGCTTCGGCCTGGGCCGGCGCACCGGCATCGGCGTGCTCGGCGAGACCTCCGGCATCCTGCCCACGGAGTCGCTGTGGACCAGCCAGGCCCAGGACCGGATCGCCTTCGGCCAGTCCCTGTCGGTCAACGCCGTGCAGATGGCGGCGGCGGTCAACACGATCGCCAACGGCGGGGTCCGGGTCGATCCCAGCCTGGTTCAGGGCAGCGCCACGACCAACGACGGCGACCGGGTCGGTACCGAGCACACCACGACGCGCCGGGTGATCAGCGAGCGCGCCGCCGAGCAGACCGCCCGGATGATGGAGCGCGTGGTCGACCCCGAGGCCGGCGTCGCGCCGCAGGCCGCCGTACCTGGCTACCGGGTAGCCGGCAAGACCGGCACCGCCCAGCGGGTGGGCGAGGAGTGCGGCTGCTACGACGGCAGCTTCACCGTCTCCTTCGCCGGGTTCGCCCCGGCCGACGACCCCCGGTTCACGATCTACGTGGTGGTCCAGGACCCGCGCAACGGCGGCGGCGGTGGCTCGGTGACGGGCCCGGCGTTCGCCAAGCTGATGAGCTACACGCTGCGGCGCTACGGCGTGCCGCCGACCGGCACCGAGCCCTCCACCCTCCCCGTGGAGTGGTGAGGTCGGAGCCGGGCCCGGCCGACGGTAATCTCACCCGGTGACCGAGGTGACCCCCTGACCCGGCCGCTGCGGCCCCGGCCGGTCCCGTTGACCGAGCTGGCCGCGTGGACCGCCCACGCCGATCCCACGACCAGCACCCGCGGCGACCTCGCGGACGTCGTGGTGACCGGCGTCTCGCTCAGCTCCCAGCGGGTCGGCCCCGGCGACCTGTACGCCGCGCTGCCCGGCGCCCGCGCCCACGGCGCGGACTTCGCCCCGGCGGCCCTCGCGGCCGGTGCGGTGGCGGTGCTGACCGACCCCGACGGCGCTGCGCGGGTCCCGGACGGCGTCCCCGTGCTGGTCGTGGAGCGGCCGCGGGCGCTGCTGGGCCGGCTGGCCGCCCACGTGTACGGCGAGCCCGCGGCGGCGCTGCGGATGATCGGCGTGACCGGCACCCAGGGCAAGACCACGACCACCCGGCTCGCCGAGAGCGGCCTCCAGGGCTCCGGGGTCCGGGCCGCGGTGGTCGGCACCGTCGGCACCCGGGTCGACGGTGCGGACATCCGCACCACGCTGACCACCCCGGAGGCGCCCGACCTGCACGGGCTGTTCGCGCTGATGCGCGAGCGCGGCGTGACCGCCTGCGCGATGGAGGTCTCCAGCCACGCGCTGGTGATGGGCCGGGTCGACGGGGTCGTCTTCGACGTGGCGGTCTTCCTCAACCTCGGCCGCGACCACCTCGACTTCCACGGCGACGTGGAGGATTACTACCGCGCCAAGGCCTCGCTGTTCACCCCCGAGCGGGCCCGCCGGGCGCTGGTCAACGTCGACGACGAGCACGGGCGCCGGCTGGCCGGCGAGGCCCCGGTGCCGGTGCGGACGTTCTCGGCGGCCGGCGCGGAGGCGGACTGGCGGGCGCTGGACGTGGTGCTCGAGCCCGGCGGCTCCCGGTTCACGGTCGCCGGCCCCGACGGGCTGCGCCTGCCCGCCGGCGTGCCGCTGCCCGGCGACTTCAACGTGGCCAACGCGCTCGCGGCGATCGCGGCCTGCGCGGAGGCCGGGCTGGACCCGGCGCCGATCGCCGCGGCGATGGCCGCCGGCGCCGGCGTACCGGGCCGCCTGGAGCGGGTCAGCGCCGGTCAGGACTTCGAGGTCGTCGTCGACTACGCCCACAAGCCCGACGCCGTCGAGGCGACGCTGCGCACGCTGCGCCCGCTCACCGACGGCCGGCTGGTCGTCGTGCTCGGCGCCGGCGGCGACCGCGACCGCGGCAAGCGCCCGGTGATGGGGGAGATCGCCGCCCGGCTCGCCGACGTGCTGGTCGTGACCGACGACAACCCGCGCAGCGAGGACCCCGCCGAGATCCGCGCGGCCGTGCTGGCCGGGACCCGCGGGGGAGCGGCCGAGGTCCACGAGGTCGGCGACCGCCGCGCGGCCATCCGGGAGGCGCTGCGGCTGGCCGGCCCGGGCGACATCGTGCTGGTCGCAGGGAAGGGCCACGAGACCGGCCAGGAGATCGACGGCGTCGTGCACCCCTTCGACGACCGGGTCGTGGTGCGCGAGCTGCTCGGGGAGCTGGTGTGAGGAGAAGTACGCCCCCGGCGGGGCGCGCAGGAGGGACCGGCCCCGGTGCGGAAGAATGCCGGGCCGACGGGTACGGCGCGCGAACGGGCCGCCGGCATGGGAAACGGCGCGACGAGGGGCAGCGATGAGAGCGATCCTGATCGGCGGGGGACTGGCCCTGCTGATCTCGCTGCTCGGCACGAAGGTGGCGATCCGGCAGTTCACCCGCTGGGGCTACGGGCAGGAGATCCGCGACGACGGGCCGACCAGCCACCACACCAAGCGGGGCACGCCCACGATGGGCGGCGTCGTCATCATCCTGGCTGCCGTCATCGGCTACTTCACCGCGAAGCTGCTGACCCGGGACGTGCCCTCGGCGTCCGCGCTGCTGCTGCTGTTCCTGTTCGTGGGCATGGGCCTGGTCGGCTTCCTCGACGACTTCATCAAGATCTACAAGCAGCGCAGCCTGGGCCTGCGCAGCAAGGCCAAGATCGTCGGCCAGACCGTGATCGCGATCGTCTTCGGCGTGCTGGCGCTCTCGCCGTTCCTCGAGGACGACCGGGGCGAGACCCCGGCCTCGCGGCACATCTCGTTCATCCGCGACTTCGACAGCTGGACGCTGCCGGTGATCGTGGTGCTCGCCCTGATCTGGGTCATCGTCACCGCCACCAGCAACGCCGTGAACCTCACCGACGGGCTCGACGGGCTCGCCGCCGGCGCGGCCACGATGGTCTTCGGCGCCTACACCCTGGTCAACATCTGGCAGAACAACCAGTGGTGCGGCCAGTCCGACATCACCTACGGCAAGTGCTATGAGGTCCGCGACCCGCTGGACCTCGCCGTGATCGCCGCGGCGATCACCGGCGCCTGCTTCGGCTTCCTGTGGTGGAACGCCTCGCCGGCCCAGATCTTCATGGGCGACACCGGCTCGCTGGCCCTGGGCAGCGCGCTGGCCGGGTTCGCGATCCTGACCCGCACCGAGGTGCTGCTGGTCATCCTCGGCGGCCTGTTCGTCGTGGAGACCGTGTCGGTGATGATGCAGGTCGGGTTCTTCCGGATCACCAAGGGCCGACGGATCTTCCGGATGGCTCCGGTCCACCACCACTTCGAGATGCTCGGCTGGGAGCAGGTCACTGTCGTGATCCGGTTCTGGATCATCGCCGGCCTGTGCGTGGCCACCGGGCTGGGGATCTTCTACGCCGAATGGGTGGCCGGCACCTGATGGCCGGCCGACGCAGGGGATGAGCGGGACCGTGGACGTCGACTCGCTGGGGCGCCAGGACAGCTGGTCCGGGGTGCGTGCGGTCGTGCTCGGCTTCGGTGCCGCGGGCTTCGCGGCGGCCGACAACCTGCTGCACCTGGGCGCCGAGGTCCTCGCGCTGGACCCCGATGCCGGCGATGCCGGCCGCGCGGAGCGGGCCGAGCTGCTGGAGGTCCTCGGCGCGACCGTGCGCCTGGGCGTGGAGCCGCGGCTCCCGGGCGGGCCCGTCGACGTGGTCGTCGTCTCGCCCGAGTGGCCGGACGACTCGCCGCTGCCCGAGGAGGCCCGCGGGCGCGGCGTACCGCTGTGGGGCGAGGTCGACCTGGCCTGGCGGCTGCGGGATCCGGCCCACCCGGCGCCCTGGCTGTGCGCCGCCGGCGAGCCCGGCGGGCCGGCCGACCCGGCCCGCACCGCCCGCGTGCTCGACCAGGTCCTGCGCGCGGCCGGGCTGCGCAGCGCCCGAGCCGGTCACGGTGGCCTGCCGCTGGTCGAGGCAGTCATGGACCCCGAGTCGTACGACGTGCTGGCGGTCGCGCTGAGCCCCGCCCAGTTGCGCCGGGCCGGCGGCCTGGCCGCCGAGTCCGCGGTCGTCCTGGACGTGCCTGCCGACCCGGCGCAGCGCGCCGCCCTGGGCCGGGTCTACGAGCACGTGCGGCTCGCCTGCGTCTACGCCGCGGCGGTGCCGGCCACCGAGGAGCTGGTCCGGGAGGCGGACGTCGCCGAGGGCGCCCGGGCGATCGGGATCACCCTCGGGATGCCCGGCGTGGGGATGCTGGGCCTGGTCGAGGACCTCCTCGTCGACCGCGCGTTCATCGCCGAGCGGGCCAGCAGCGCCGCCGAGCTGGGATCGCTGGGCGACGTCCTCCCGCAGCCGCCCACCGGCGGGCAGGACCCGGACGCCGACGGCGAGGCTGACCCGGACCCGGTGCGCCACGCCCTCGCCGCCGCCGCCCTCGCGCGCGCCCACGGGGTGAGCCAGCACGCCGTCCGCGACGGGCTGCGCGCCAGCCGGGGCCGCTGAGCCCGCAACACACCTTCGGCCAATCCGCCGTACGACGGCCCCTCCCGACGAGACTGGTACCTCGACGACGGGCCGGGAGGGGAACGCGTGACGACGACCGTGAGGCCGGAGCGCACGGCCTCCTCGGGGACCCCGGACCCCGGACCGGGCCGGCCCGCGCGGCTGCGCTGGCTGGCCACCGCCCGGGACGCCCTGGACCGTCCGCTCACGGCGTACTACCTGCTGCTCGGGGCCTCGGGCCTGCTGCTGACCATCGGGCTGGTCATGGTCCTCAGCGCCTCGAGCGTCTACTCCTTCCAGACGCAGGGCGACTCCTACGCAGTCGTCAAGCGCCAGCTCCTCTGGGTCGCCGTCGGCCTCCCCGCCGCGTGGGTCGCCAGCCGGCTCCCGCTGCGGCTGATCCGCAACCTGACCTATCCGGCCCTCGGCGTCGCGCTGGTGCTGCTGCTGCTCACGGTCTTCATCGGCAAGCAGGTCAACGGCAACCAGAACTGGCTCGGCGTCGGCTCGCTCGCGATCCAGCCCTCGGAGATCGCCAAGCTGGCGATCGTGCTCTGGGCGGCCCACGTGTTCGCGGTCAAGGAGCGCCGCCTCGGCGACCTGATGCACCTGATCGTCCCGGTCGTGCCCGGCTTCCTCGCGGCGACCGGCCTGGTGATGGCGGGTCGCGACCTCGGCACCACCCTGGTCTTCGCCACGATCCTGGTCGGCCTGCTGTTCGTGGTCGGTGCGCCCCGGCGGTTCTTCACGATCGGCATCCTCGCGATCGGCGCCGTCGTGCTCAGCTTCGCGGCCCTGGACGCGGAGCGGATGGCCCGGCTCACGAACTTCGTGGATCCGTTCAAGGACTACCACGACACCGGCTGGCAGCCGGCCCACGGCCTCTACGCGCTCTCCAGCGGCGGCTGGTTCGGCGAGGGCATCGGCGCCAGCCAGCAGAAGTGGGGCGACCTGCCCGAGGCGCACACCGACTTCATCTTCGCGGTGCTCGGCGAGGAGCTCGGCCTGGTCGGCACGCTCCTGGTCGTCGTGCTCTTCCTCACGATCGCCTACGCGGCGCTGCGGCTGGCCCGCGAGACCGCCGACCCGTTCGTGCGCTACGCCAGCTTCGGCATCGTTGTCTGGCTGGTCGGCCAGATGATGATCAACGTCGGGATGGTCCTGGCGCTGCTGCCGGTGATCGGCATCCCGCTGCCGCTGATCTCCTACGGCGGCTCCTCGCTGCTGCCGTCCCTGGTCGCGCTCGGCCTGCTCGTCGGCTTCGCCCGGCGCGAGCCCGGGGCGGCCCGGGCGCTGGCCCAGCGCAAGCGGTCCCGGTCGGCGGGCCTGTCCGCCGGTCGGTCCGGTTCGACGAATCCCTAGAGTTGGTCCGATGCGCGTACTCCTCGCCGGCGGCGGCACCGCCGGCCACACCTCGCCCCTGCTCGCCACGGCCGACGCCCTGCGTCGCCTCGACCCCGACGTGGCGATCACCTGCCTCGGCACCCCGCGGGGGCTGGAGAACACGGTGGTCCCGGCCGCGGGCTACCCGCTGGAGCTGATCCCGCCGGTCCCGCTGCCGCGGCGGCTGGGCAAGGACCTGCTGACCGTGCCGCGCCGGCTCCAGGAGGCGCGCCGGGCGACGGAGGCGGTCTTCGACCGGGTCCGGCCCGACGTCCTCGTCGGCTACGGCGGCTACGTCTCGCTGCCGGCGTACCTCACCGCGCGCAAGCGGGGCATCCCCTACGTCATCCACGAGCAGAACGCCGTGCCGGGCCTGGCCAACCGGGTCGGGTCCCGATCAGCCGCCCGGGTCGCTGTCAGCTTCCCGGACACCCCGCTGCACGGCGCCGAGTACGTCGGGCTGCCGATCCGCACGATGATCTCCCGGCTGGACCGGCCCGCCCGCCGCGCCGAGGCGCGCGAGTTCTTCGGCCTGGACGCCGAGCGCCCGACGCTGCTGGTCACCGGCGGCTCCCAGGGCGCCCGGCGGCTGAACCAGGCAGTCTCCGGCGCCGCCGGAGCCCTGGCCGAGGCCGGGGCCCAGGTGCTGCACGCCCAGGGCAAGCACGGGGGAGCCGAGCCCGCGCTGCCCGTGGGCTCCGCGGCGAACCCGGCCTCGGACGTCGTGGCGAACGTCGTGCCGTACGTCGTGCTCGACTACATCGACCGGATGGACCTCGCCTACGCCGCGGCCGACCTGGTGGTCTGCCGCGCCGGCGCCAGCAGCGTCAGCGAGGCGGCCGCGGTCGGCCTGCCGGCGGTCTTCGTGCCGCTGCCGATCGGCAACGGCGAGCAGGAGCGCAACGCCCGCCCGGTCGTGGCCGCCGGCGGCGGCCTGCTGGTCCCCGACGCCGAGCTGACCACGGAGTGGGTGGTCGCGAACGTCCCCGGCCTGCTCACCGACCCCGACCGGCTGCACGCGATGAGCGTGGCCGCCGCCGGGCTGGTCCCGCGCGACGCCGACGACCGGCTCGCCGCGATGATCGTGGAGGCGGCCCGGTGAAGGTCGCGGTTCCCGAGGAGATCCTGCCCGCCGACCGGCTCGGCCGGGTGCACTTCGTCGGCATCGGCGGCGCCGGCCTGTCCGGGATCGCCCGGATCATGCTGGCGCGCGGCATCCCGGTCAGCGGCAGCGACGGGGTGGACTCCCCGACGCTGGAGGGGCTGCGGGCGCTCGGCGCCCGGGTTCACGCCGGGCACGCGGCCGACCAGCTGGGCGACGCGGACACGGTGGTGGTCTCCACGGCGGTCCGTGAGGACAACCCCGAGTACCTCGAGGCCGTCCGGCGAGGCCTGCGGGTGCTGCCGCGCTCGGCGGCGCTCGCCTCGCTGATGGCCGGGCGCCGGGTGCTGGCGGTCGCCGGCACCCACGGCAAGACCACGACCACCTCGCTGCTGACAGTCGCCCTGCAGGCCGCCGGCGCGGACCCGACGTACGCCGTGGGCGGTGACCTCGCCCAGACCGGCCGCAACGCCGGCGAGGGCACGGGCGACCTCTTCGTCGCCGAGGCCGACGAGAGCGACGGCGCCTTCCTGGTCTACCGCCCGTGGGCGGCGATCGTCACCAACGTCGAGGCCGACCACCTCGACAACTGGGGCACCGAGGAGGCCTACCGGGCGGCGTTCACCGAGTTCGCCGAGCACGTCGACCCCGCCGGGTTCCTGGTCTGCGTCGTCGACGACGAGGGCGCGGCCGACCTGGCCCGCGCCACCCGGGCCCGCGGCCGGACAGTGGTCACGGTCGGCGAGTCCGCCGACGCCGACGTGCGGGCGATCGACCTGGAGCTGGTCGGCACGACGTCCGCGTTCACGGTGCTCGACGGCGACGTCGAGCTGGGCCGGGTCACCCTGCAGATCCCGGGCCGCCACTACGTGCTGGACGCGCTGGCCGCCCTGGCCGCCGGGCTCCGCCTCGGGCTGTCGTTCGAGGGCCTGCGGGCCGGGCTCGAGGGCTTCACCGGCACCCGCCGCCGGATGGAGCGCAAGGGCGAGGCCGCCGGGGTCCGGGTCTACGACAGCTACGCCCACCACCCCGTCGAGATCGCCGGGGACCTGCAGGCCGGCCGGGCCGTCGCGGGGGAGGGACG from Nocardioides pantholopis harbors:
- a CDS encoding AAA family ATPase, with the translated sequence MSNPTPGGADLETVARVVARVRANIERVIEGKPQVVTSALVVLLAEGHLLIEDVPGVGKTMLSKALARSIDCTVRRIQFTPDLLPSDVTGVSVFNQDTREFEFRPGGVFANIVVGDEINRASPKTQSALLECMEERQVTVDSATYHLDAPFMVIATQNPVEMEGTYTLPEAQRDRFMARVSVGYPVEAAEIAMIGSHTGASPLDDLEPVTDAAEIRKLTSIVGQVHLSPAVQRYAVALTGATRRTDDLTLGASPRATLHLVRAARAYAALQGRDYVLPDDLQALAQPVLAHRLLPSVEAAMGGRTARVVLDGLLASVPVPDGQRTGG
- the mraZ gene encoding division/cell wall cluster transcriptional repressor MraZ, whose amino-acid sequence is MFFMGTYTPRLDDKGRLFLPAKFRDRLAEGLVVTQGQENCLVVWPTDVFMEEAQRARATPMTVKSAREYARILFAGADEGSLDKQGRIGIPAPLRDYAGLDKDVVVIGVMDRIEIWDPARWREYSTGAQVKFAELDEEPSSN
- the rsmH gene encoding 16S rRNA (cytosine(1402)-N(4))-methyltransferase RsmH; this translates as MANPRHVPVLLDRVVALLAPALDHDGAVLVDCTLGLGGHSEAVLERLGRARVVGVDRDPAALELAGARLAAYGDRFTGVQAVYDELPDVLAELGLDRVDAVLFDLGVSSMQLDVRERGFAYAEDAPLDMRMGSTGLTAAEVLNTYSHAELTRVLRDYGEEKFAKKIAGAVVREREKEPFTSSARLVELLYAEIPAPARRTGGHPAKRTFQALRMEVNDELAVLRRALPAALDAVGVGGRVVVEAYHSLEDRLVKQAFTAVTRSEVPPDLPFVPAGSEPPFKTVTRGAEKANAEEIAQNPRAASVRLRAVERVHLPSTGAAS
- a CDS encoding peptidoglycan D,D-transpeptidase FtsI family protein; amino-acid sequence: MPRTPRTPPPRPRGSLRGSPHLRLRIGFVLIAMVLSLFGARLVQLQGFDPKSYAAMAAAEGLREVVLPAERGDILDRNGDPLAESVEGSMVIADPQLTRDDAPELATLLATELGVDYFTVLERLREQGSRYEYVARQVPATRAAAAVDKAREEGFDGLIVRRDPVRSYPAGDVAANLVGFLGTPDPEKGDQPLAGLELAFDQQLAGKDGSARYEVGAGNRLPLGESATVDAVDGSDLRTTIDRDLQWYTQRVLRQTVEDSGAESGFVVIMDRRTGELLAVADDPTFDANKPAEAPKADRISRALSDVYEPGSVQKVLTMGGLLDAGKVTPRTKITVPPRLERQDRPIGDWFDHETIRLTLTGVLAKSSNIGTVLAADKYDDGELRGYLEGFGLGRRTGIGVLGETSGILPTESLWTSQAQDRIAFGQSLSVNAVQMAAAVNTIANGGVRVDPSLVQGSATTNDGDRVGTEHTTTRRVISERAAEQTARMMERVVDPEAGVAPQAAVPGYRVAGKTGTAQRVGEECGCYDGSFTVSFAGFAPADDPRFTIYVVVQDPRNGGGGGSVTGPAFAKLMSYTLRRYGVPPTGTEPSTLPVEW
- a CDS encoding UDP-N-acetylmuramoyl-L-alanyl-D-glutamate--2,6-diaminopimelate ligase — encoded protein: MTELAAWTAHADPTTSTRGDLADVVVTGVSLSSQRVGPGDLYAALPGARAHGADFAPAALAAGAVAVLTDPDGAARVPDGVPVLVVERPRALLGRLAAHVYGEPAAALRMIGVTGTQGKTTTTRLAESGLQGSGVRAAVVGTVGTRVDGADIRTTLTTPEAPDLHGLFALMRERGVTACAMEVSSHALVMGRVDGVVFDVAVFLNLGRDHLDFHGDVEDYYRAKASLFTPERARRALVNVDDEHGRRLAGEAPVPVRTFSAAGAEADWRALDVVLEPGGSRFTVAGPDGLRLPAGVPLPGDFNVANALAAIAACAEAGLDPAPIAAAMAAGAGVPGRLERVSAGQDFEVVVDYAHKPDAVEATLRTLRPLTDGRLVVVLGAGGDRDRGKRPVMGEIAARLADVLVVTDDNPRSEDPAEIRAAVLAGTRGGAAEVHEVGDRRAAIREALRLAGPGDIVLVAGKGHETGQEIDGVVHPFDDRVVVRELLGELV
- the mraY gene encoding phospho-N-acetylmuramoyl-pentapeptide-transferase is translated as MRAILIGGGLALLISLLGTKVAIRQFTRWGYGQEIRDDGPTSHHTKRGTPTMGGVVIILAAVIGYFTAKLLTRDVPSASALLLLFLFVGMGLVGFLDDFIKIYKQRSLGLRSKAKIVGQTVIAIVFGVLALSPFLEDDRGETPASRHISFIRDFDSWTLPVIVVLALIWVIVTATSNAVNLTDGLDGLAAGAATMVFGAYTLVNIWQNNQWCGQSDITYGKCYEVRDPLDLAVIAAAITGACFGFLWWNASPAQIFMGDTGSLALGSALAGFAILTRTEVLLVILGGLFVVETVSVMMQVGFFRITKGRRIFRMAPVHHHFEMLGWEQVTVVIRFWIIAGLCVATGLGIFYAEWVAGT
- a CDS encoding Mur ligase family protein — its product is MSGTVDVDSLGRQDSWSGVRAVVLGFGAAGFAAADNLLHLGAEVLALDPDAGDAGRAERAELLEVLGATVRLGVEPRLPGGPVDVVVVSPEWPDDSPLPEEARGRGVPLWGEVDLAWRLRDPAHPAPWLCAAGEPGGPADPARTARVLDQVLRAAGLRSARAGHGGLPLVEAVMDPESYDVLAVALSPAQLRRAGGLAAESAVVLDVPADPAQRAALGRVYEHVRLACVYAAAVPATEELVREADVAEGARAIGITLGMPGVGMLGLVEDLLVDRAFIAERASSAAELGSLGDVLPQPPTGGQDPDADGEADPDPVRHALAAAALARAHGVSQHAVRDGLRASRGR